A stretch of the Acidisarcina sp. genome encodes the following:
- a CDS encoding carboxypeptidase regulatory-like domain-containing protein, translating to MRRIVFLLILICSEGLLAAQSTTDQYISGTVVDPSGAAMAQITVTAINQGTNLTRAASTNSHGEYLIPNVPVGTYRLLTSAPGFKKYEASRVEVTIGQNAHFDIMLAVGNNSEVVTVTDSALKVDPTSGEVSHLITGEEANEIELNGRNYVQLLEMLPGISTTYNSGFSLYNNYGGSIGAVSINGQRPGTNAWFLDGASNVDTGSGGSALVSINPDSIGQMRVLTANYSAENGGNSGGVITVAVKSGSKQFHGTLYEYFRNDAIQAYSFNSIAKPELRYNSFGGNLSGPVLIPGLFRNQDRKLFFFFGVDFRRELQGSTNTWTVPSDAFRKGDFSSLPAASWPKDPLTGKAFPGGIVPQSRWNVSSSRLLQNYPHPLPQLVTKTGSNFVFNTVAPINMDEYLAKIDYNLNSKNQLMFHYYRDNLLTTLNQTAVNTYQRYMPGKSISLQWTYAPSSTLINVAQASYSGDVVDNGKHYAPNPLFVTDDTRTGEGVVYPTLFPYASQINVIPNLYISGYNTLYSTPVVYHGAIGIYDFRDDVTKVVSTHTLKLGVDYYLNHKNQNNVPVVNGSLAFNTTSRPAGPTATTGNSVADALIGNFYSYTEASGVQQGRFRFTQIEPYVQDDWRVTRRLTLNLGLRWAYMQPQYSLWHNTPMFLPEYYDPAQAVQINKSTGAIITSAGGNRYNGMVLPGSSFPKSAIPHIQGATDPAVLALFKGLPKGVANTQWATWQPRIGFAYDLYGNGQTVLKGGYGIFYERVQGNTFIASVANPPFVQQPLLYYGNIGNPTGGALQSFPGGINASHRLDVRVPRTMNYSFGIQQAAGSSAVFYLTYIGSKAADLQYMPDINQLRAGTLTLPANKGVNVNALRPYAGYTNIYEYTTGATFNYNSLQAQLRKRFARKGTLNFAYTWSRGLTDANSFNYTPQDSYNLKNDYGPSSYNRSQIFVASYVYELPFWLHGRTWYQRAFGGWQVSGVDKIQSGLPINITMSNDVAGIGTAGSQRPNRILGDFYLHADRKQWLNANSFTAPVAGTFGNLSAYAAHLPLFSNWDVAVQKSYDFEHGLSANLRAELFNFPNHLSYTSVIANTSSQSFGQVTGATDPRTLSLAARVRF from the coding sequence GTGAGGCGCATAGTTTTTCTGCTTATTCTGATCTGTTCGGAGGGTCTGCTAGCTGCACAATCCACGACCGATCAATATATTTCAGGAACTGTGGTCGATCCGTCAGGGGCGGCTATGGCCCAGATTACGGTTACCGCAATAAACCAGGGCACGAATCTTACCCGTGCCGCGTCGACCAACAGCCATGGCGAGTACCTGATTCCCAATGTCCCTGTCGGGACCTATCGCCTGCTCACATCCGCGCCGGGATTCAAGAAGTATGAGGCCTCACGCGTAGAAGTGACGATCGGACAAAATGCCCACTTCGACATTATGTTGGCCGTCGGCAATAACAGCGAAGTAGTTACGGTAACGGATAGCGCCCTCAAGGTAGATCCGACAAGCGGGGAAGTTAGCCATCTCATCACAGGCGAAGAGGCGAACGAAATTGAGCTGAACGGACGCAATTACGTCCAGTTGCTGGAAATGCTCCCGGGGATTTCGACGACCTACAATAGTGGTTTCTCCCTGTACAACAATTATGGCGGCAGCATTGGCGCTGTCTCGATCAACGGACAACGGCCGGGGACCAACGCGTGGTTTCTCGACGGTGCCAGCAACGTGGATACCGGCTCGGGTGGCAGCGCTCTGGTCAGCATCAATCCCGATTCCATCGGGCAGATGCGCGTGCTGACCGCAAACTACAGCGCGGAAAACGGCGGTAATTCAGGTGGTGTGATTACCGTGGCCGTGAAATCCGGATCGAAGCAGTTTCATGGAACGCTGTACGAATATTTCCGCAACGATGCAATCCAGGCCTATTCCTTCAACTCTATTGCCAAGCCGGAGCTTCGCTACAACTCCTTCGGCGGCAACCTATCGGGCCCCGTCCTCATTCCAGGCCTATTCCGCAATCAAGACCGCAAACTATTCTTCTTTTTCGGCGTGGATTTCCGAAGGGAGCTCCAGGGAAGTACGAATACGTGGACCGTACCATCGGACGCCTTCCGTAAAGGTGATTTCTCCTCGTTGCCGGCGGCTTCATGGCCCAAGGATCCGCTAACGGGAAAGGCGTTTCCCGGTGGCATCGTGCCACAGTCGCGCTGGAATGTCAGCTCGTCGCGCCTCTTGCAGAACTATCCTCATCCCCTGCCGCAGCTAGTGACCAAGACGGGTAGCAATTTTGTCTTCAATACGGTTGCTCCGATCAACATGGATGAATATCTGGCCAAGATCGATTACAACCTCAACAGCAAAAATCAGTTGATGTTCCATTACTACCGCGATAACTTGCTGACAACCCTGAATCAGACTGCCGTCAACACTTATCAGCGTTATATGCCGGGTAAGAGTATCAGCCTGCAGTGGACTTATGCTCCCAGTTCTACGTTGATCAATGTGGCGCAGGCGAGCTATTCGGGGGACGTCGTCGACAATGGCAAACACTATGCACCAAACCCGCTCTTTGTGACCGATGACACGCGCACGGGCGAGGGCGTGGTTTACCCCACGCTGTTCCCATATGCTTCACAGATCAACGTTATTCCAAATCTCTACATCTCTGGCTACAACACGCTCTATTCGACGCCGGTCGTCTATCACGGCGCGATCGGGATCTACGACTTTAGAGACGACGTCACAAAAGTTGTTTCCACGCACACCCTGAAATTGGGCGTCGATTACTACCTCAATCACAAGAATCAGAACAATGTCCCAGTGGTGAACGGATCACTTGCCTTTAATACCACCTCACGCCCTGCGGGACCGACGGCGACGACTGGGAACTCAGTAGCCGATGCTTTGATCGGAAACTTCTACTCCTATACGGAAGCCAGCGGCGTTCAACAGGGACGTTTCCGCTTTACGCAGATCGAGCCCTATGTGCAGGACGACTGGCGTGTAACTCGCCGCCTCACGTTGAACCTTGGCTTGCGCTGGGCCTATATGCAGCCGCAGTACAGCCTCTGGCATAACACCCCAATGTTCCTGCCGGAGTATTACGATCCGGCTCAGGCGGTTCAAATCAATAAATCCACCGGTGCCATTATTACCAGCGCGGGTGGAAACCGCTATAACGGCATGGTGCTTCCCGGCAGCAGCTTTCCTAAGTCGGCCATACCCCACATCCAGGGCGCGACTGATCCGGCAGTGCTGGCCCTATTCAAGGGACTTCCAAAAGGTGTGGCCAATACGCAGTGGGCCACGTGGCAGCCGCGCATTGGCTTTGCCTATGATCTTTATGGAAACGGCCAGACCGTGCTGAAGGGTGGATACGGCATCTTCTACGAGCGCGTACAGGGGAATACCTTTATCGCTTCTGTCGCAAATCCGCCGTTTGTTCAGCAGCCTCTTCTGTACTATGGCAACATAGGTAACCCAACAGGTGGGGCCCTCCAGAGTTTTCCCGGTGGGATCAACGCCTCGCACCGCCTGGACGTAAGGGTTCCGCGCACGATGAACTATAGCTTCGGAATCCAGCAGGCGGCGGGAAGCTCTGCAGTCTTCTATCTCACCTATATCGGTTCAAAAGCCGCGGACCTTCAATATATGCCGGACATTAACCAGTTGCGCGCAGGCACTCTCACGCTTCCTGCTAATAAAGGAGTGAACGTGAACGCCCTTCGTCCATATGCTGGTTATACCAATATCTATGAATACACTACAGGCGCCACCTTCAACTACAATTCTCTGCAGGCCCAGTTACGCAAGAGATTTGCCAGGAAGGGAACGCTGAACTTTGCATATACGTGGTCAAGAGGCCTGACGGATGCGAACTCCTTTAACTACACTCCGCAGGATAGTTACAACCTCAAGAATGACTACGGTCCGTCTTCCTATAACAGGAGCCAGATCTTCGTTGCCAGTTATGTCTACGAGCTTCCCTTCTGGCTCCACGGCCGGACCTGGTATCAGAGAGCATTTGGCGGGTGGCAGGTCTCGGGTGTGGACAAGATTCAGAGTGGTCTTCCAATCAACATCACGATGAGTAACGATGTTGCCGGCATCGGAACGGCTGGCTCTCAGCGGCCGAACCGCATCCTGGGCGACTTCTATCTGCATGCGGACCGCAAGCAGTGGCTCAATGCCAACTCCTTCACGGCTCCCGTGGCCGGAACCTTTGGCAATCTGAGTGCATACGCGGCTCATCTCCCGCTCTTCTCAAACTGGGATGTCGCTGTACAGAAATCCTATGACTTCGAGCATGGCCTCTCCGCCAACCTGCGTGCGGAACTGTTCAACTTCCCTAATCACTTGTCTTATACAAGCGTAATCGCGAACACCAGCTCACAATCTTTTGGACAAGTGACTGGTGCCACCGATCCGCGTACCCTGTCGCTGGCCGCTAGGGTCAGGTTCTAG
- a CDS encoding glycoside hydrolase family 3 C-terminal domain-containing protein, translated as MFGEERPRFRRSSEQQFRAFSEELEHQQRQDRKQEEREEMRKRSAIVGLLLCIWITANLCGQEMSAVKPNAEVDFRVESILKKLTVQQELDLIGGEDSFYVRAVPSAGLPRLKMSDASVGVRTWGPSPAYPASIALAASWDPELAYQVGISLGFDSRARGVHFLLGPGVNIYRAPMNGRNFEYMGEDPYLASRIAVKFIEGVQSTGVVATVKHYAANNSEYDRHNTSSDLDERTLREIYLPPFEAAVKEANVGAIMDSYNLINGVHATQNDWLNNQIARSEWGFGGIIMSDWHATYNGLAAAKNGLDLEMPSAAYMSSKNLLPAIQSGALPKSVLDEKVRRIIRTAVRFGFLDRPQQENRIPLDSSLARSIALQEARESIVLLKNEASLLPLDAKSICSLAVIGPDAWPAISGGGGSSHASPYSAVSVMNGLTHFVEVAHSAEKKQGCPSVLYDRGLQDEGEFFRETNFTSGAKRGLKEEIFAAPDLSGRPVQEAQREHLTMEDLASSFSGHDTSRVSVRWSGEYLPSKRGPQLIYLAASHRGAYKLTVDGKVLIERKENMDQSSRWAEFNASPGRSVHVEIDFLNVPLSERVGVGIAATSDLVTERAKAIAAKADAVVLAVGYDQNTEGEGYDRTFELPWGQNELIQQITRLNKKTIVAVTAGGGVDMASWIEKVAALVYLWYPGEEGGTALADVVFGSTNPEGKLPVSIENAWKDNPVHDTYYPTSGIDAVNPHIRYGEGVFLGYRYYTSSQVKPLFPFGFGLSYTTFRFSNLVINPASAEEGHEIHVSLDVTNIGKIAGSEVTELYISDPSATVKRPFEELKSFQKVHLQPGETKRVSFSLDKRAFAYWNEANHEWRIDPGKFTVMLGNSSDHLPLQGDLTLR; from the coding sequence TTGTTCGGCGAAGAGCGCCCACGGTTTAGGCGATCCTCTGAGCAGCAATTTCGAGCTTTTAGTGAAGAGCTTGAGCACCAGCAGCGTCAGGATAGGAAACAAGAAGAGAGGGAAGAGATGCGGAAACGTTCTGCAATCGTTGGCCTGCTGTTATGTATCTGGATCACTGCAAATCTATGTGGCCAGGAGATGTCCGCAGTCAAGCCTAACGCAGAGGTCGATTTCCGGGTGGAATCGATTCTGAAGAAGCTCACTGTGCAGCAGGAGCTGGATCTCATCGGCGGTGAAGATAGCTTTTACGTTCGTGCAGTTCCATCTGCCGGGCTGCCGCGTCTCAAGATGTCTGACGCTTCCGTCGGCGTCCGCACATGGGGACCTTCGCCTGCCTATCCTGCAAGTATTGCTCTGGCTGCCAGTTGGGATCCTGAGTTGGCCTATCAAGTAGGCATATCGCTTGGCTTCGATTCCAGGGCGAGAGGTGTCCACTTTTTGCTGGGGCCGGGAGTCAACATTTATCGCGCCCCCATGAATGGACGCAACTTTGAGTACATGGGAGAAGATCCTTATCTGGCCTCGCGCATTGCCGTGAAGTTTATTGAAGGTGTGCAGAGTACAGGGGTCGTCGCTACTGTAAAGCACTATGCTGCAAATAACTCAGAGTATGACCGCCATAACACGAGTTCCGACCTGGACGAAAGGACGCTGCGCGAGATCTATCTACCTCCATTCGAGGCTGCCGTCAAAGAGGCGAATGTAGGAGCAATTATGGATTCCTACAACCTCATCAATGGCGTTCATGCAACCCAGAACGACTGGCTTAATAATCAGATTGCGAGAAGCGAGTGGGGCTTCGGTGGCATCATCATGTCCGATTGGCACGCAACCTACAACGGTCTTGCAGCGGCGAAAAATGGACTGGACCTGGAGATGCCCTCGGCGGCATATATGAGTTCAAAAAACCTTCTTCCCGCAATTCAATCAGGGGCACTGCCTAAGTCCGTTCTCGATGAGAAAGTGCGGCGCATCATCCGTACCGCAGTGCGCTTTGGTTTTCTCGACAGGCCGCAGCAGGAAAACCGCATTCCGCTTGACAGCAGTCTGGCAAGATCAATCGCATTGCAGGAGGCACGCGAGAGCATCGTCCTACTCAAAAACGAGGCTTCGTTACTGCCGCTCGATGCGAAATCCATTTGCTCGTTGGCAGTAATCGGGCCGGATGCATGGCCGGCCATTTCAGGCGGAGGAGGCAGCTCGCACGCGTCGCCATATAGCGCTGTCAGTGTTATGAACGGTCTCACGCATTTCGTTGAGGTGGCCCACAGCGCAGAGAAGAAGCAGGGTTGCCCGTCGGTTCTGTATGATCGCGGTCTTCAGGACGAGGGCGAGTTTTTCCGTGAAACGAATTTCACCAGCGGCGCGAAGCGGGGGCTCAAGGAAGAAATTTTCGCCGCGCCCGATCTGTCGGGTAGGCCTGTCCAGGAAGCACAAAGAGAGCACCTGACGATGGAGGATCTTGCTTCCTCATTCTCTGGTCATGACACTTCGCGCGTCAGTGTTCGATGGAGCGGAGAGTATCTTCCGTCGAAGCGCGGCCCGCAGCTGATCTATCTTGCAGCTTCGCACCGGGGTGCTTACAAATTGACCGTGGACGGAAAGGTCCTGATCGAACGCAAGGAAAATATGGATCAATCTTCCCGATGGGCTGAGTTCAACGCCAGCCCGGGAAGATCTGTTCACGTGGAAATAGATTTTCTGAACGTCCCCCTCAGCGAACGGGTAGGCGTTGGTATTGCCGCAACTTCAGACCTTGTGACCGAGCGTGCAAAAGCAATAGCGGCCAAGGCTGATGCCGTTGTGCTGGCGGTTGGCTACGACCAGAACACAGAAGGGGAAGGATACGACCGGACATTTGAACTTCCATGGGGACAGAACGAACTAATTCAGCAGATAACTCGGCTGAACAAGAAGACGATTGTGGCGGTGACGGCTGGCGGTGGAGTGGATATGGCGTCGTGGATCGAGAAAGTCGCAGCGTTGGTCTATCTTTGGTATCCCGGGGAAGAAGGGGGAACAGCTCTGGCTGATGTTGTGTTCGGTTCTACAAATCCGGAAGGAAAACTCCCGGTAAGTATCGAAAATGCATGGAAGGATAACCCCGTCCACGATACATATTATCCGACAAGCGGCATTGATGCGGTCAATCCACACATTCGCTATGGAGAAGGTGTCTTTCTCGGCTATCGCTACTATACGAGTTCTCAGGTCAAGCCGCTGTTCCCATTTGGCTTTGGGCTTTCCTATACCACGTTTCGATTCTCCAATCTTGTGATAAATCCAGCATCGGCCGAGGAAGGGCATGAGATCCACGTTTCCCTGGATGTAACTAATATCGGAAAAATAGCAGGCAGTGAGGTGACAGAGCTATATATAAGCGATCCTTCTGCCACAGTAAAGCGTCCTTTTGAAGAACTGAAGTCCTTTCAAAAGGTGCATCTCCAGCCTGGAGAAACAAAGCGTGTCAGCTTTTCCTTGGACAAACGCGCATTTGCTTATTGGAATGAAGCGAATCATGAATGGAGGATCGATCCCGGGAAGTTCACGGTTATGCTGGGGAATTCATCCGATCACCTTCCTTTACAGGGGGATTTGACGCTCCGCTGA